Below is a genomic region from Nitrospira defluvii.
ACACGGTCGATGGGATGGTCTTCCGGAGCATAGTAGACATCGATGGTGGCGGAAGCACAGACGGATGGCTGCGGCACACACACACAGCCAGCAACAATCACGGCGATCGGGAGAAGACAGGTCGGACGACTCATGCGCGGTCTAGCTGGAAGAAGAGATTCGATGAACGCAAGTGAACGTCGATGAATGTACACATAAATTCCGCAGCATGCTCAACACGTTCATCCAGCAGGGCCGCAGCGAATGAAGACCCGAGGCGTACCCTCGCGGTACGTTGAGGATCTGAATGACGCGAGAACGCCGCTGGCGGAGGTGTTCAGCATCTTGCTAGAAGCGGATCACTCTAGATCAAAGAGAGTTCGAAAATGGTCGTCGGATTCTTCCCAGGCTTGAGGGGAAGTCGTGGACAACCACTCGCGCAAAAATCCCTTCTGCTCCGGCGTCAACATCTGCTTAATCTGATGCGTACGACCCTGCAAGGGTTGGAGAAACCCCGCGCGGGTTTTGAAATCCAGCGTCGCGGTACGCACATACATATTCGTATACATGGTGGGGTGTTCGTCTTCACCTTCCCCTTGTACCCACACGGAGAGGAACTTCTCCATCTGCAGCCCGGCGCTGTCCAAAGCCGGTTCGGCGTCGTCATGAAATAGTTCATTCTCCGACTCTTTCAACGGCGCTGCTTCCTGCGCGCGGAATAAGAAATTTTTCTTCCACATACCCTACCCTCCAGCCGCGCGCATACTGTAAGCTAGGCAAGGTGAAAGTCAAGAAAGCGGCCGTCTTCATCGCTCGCATCCGCGGCAGTCTCCTCCTCTCGACCCGTTAGGCGTCTGTTGCCTTGACAATACAAGAACGCGTTTGCTAACTTCTTGAAATTATTTAGCAGTTTGCTGCAAATCACAGTGAGCTCATCGAAACACTGAGTGCCTACACGTAAGGCGCAACAAGAATCCCCTTTGACAGGATGCTCAAAATGGCCGTCCAGCAAGGCCGCAGCGAACGACGGGACAAGGCGTACCCTTGCGGTACGTTGAGAACCTGAGAGATGCGAGAACCCCACTAACGGACCGTTTCAGTATCCTGTCGGACTCTTACCTTCTCAGGAGCAGATATGCAGGTGATGATCAATGGCAAAGCGGAAGAGATCGCAGGCGGCACGGTCTTGGATCTCTTAAAAGCCAAGAGTATCGAGCCGCAAATGGTCGCGGTGGAAGTGAATGACACCATGCTTGAGCGGACGCACCTTGAGACCACGCAGCTGAAAGACGGTGATCATGTGGAATTCCTCTTCTACATGGGTGGTGGACGGTGACCGTGAAAGCACACGCAGACATTACCGAGTTGATCGGCGGCACGCCGTTGGTCCGGCTTAACCGGTTGACCAAACCAGGCTCAGCGACCATCTATGCCAAGGTCGAGTCGTTCAACCCTGGCGGAAGTATCAAGGATCGCATTTGCCTCAACATGATCAACGAGGCGGAGCGGCTGGGTAAACTGAAGCCGGGCGGCACCATCGTCGAACCGACCAGCGGCAATACGGGCATTGGCCTGGCGTTGGTGGCGGCGGTACGCGGCTACAAACTGATTTTGGTCATGCCGGAAAGTATGAGCATGGAACGCGCGAGCCTGCTGTCGTCCTATGGGGCGCAACTTGTGCTGACGGCAGCGTGGGAAGGGATGAAAGGTTCGATCAAAGAGGCGGAGAGCATCGTCGCGCAGAATCCGTCGTATTACATGCCCGACCAATTCTCCAATCCGGCGAATCCGGCGATGCACCGCAAAACGACCGGTCCGGAAATCGTAGACGCGCTGGATGGACGCGTCGATGCCTTCGTTGCGGCTGTCGGAACCGGCGGAACCATCACCGGCTGCGGTGAAGTAATCAGGGAGCGTAATCCGGCTGCGAAAATCGTCGCGGTGGAACCGGCCGGCTCACCCGTCCTGTCGGGTGGCGATCCGGGGCCCCATAAAATTCAAGGCATCGGCGCCGGGTTCGTGCCAAAAGTGTTGAACCGGACGTTGCTCGATCGCGTGATCACGGTCACCGATGATGAGGCCTATCAAACGGCCAAGTTGTTGGCGAAGAAGGAAGGACTCCTCGTCGGCATTTCCGCGGGAGCCAACGTCTTCGCGGCACAAAAAGTTGCGGAGGAATTGGGGCCGGGCAAGAATGTCGTGACGATCCTCTGCGACACCGGCGAGCGGTATATCAGCATCGAAAAGTATTTCAACATTTGATCACCGGATTGAATGATTGAGGGGGAGCTCAAAATGGCTTCTCGGCAAGGCCGCAGTCGAGAGGAAACCGGAAGCGTACCCTCGGGGGACGCTGAGGATTTTGACTTGCCGAGAACGCAGCTGAAGGCTTTCAGCGCCTCTATGTTGTTCGACATCTGCAGTTAGTTCGGGTCACTTAAGGAGAGGAGGCTCAAAATCGTCATCCAGCAAGGCCGCAGCAAGTGAAGGCCTGAGGTGTACCCTGGCGGTACGTTGAAGGCGTGAACGACGCGAGAACGCTGCTGGTGGCGGTTTTCAGTCTCCGCAGGATATGGAATTTACAGAAACACAAATCAATCGCTACAGCCGCCACATTCTTTTGCCCGAAGTCGGCGGGAAGGGTCAGAAAAAGATCATCCAGGCGAAAGTCCTGATCGTCGGCGCCGGCGGCCTTGGTTCGCCGGCAGCCCTGTATCTGGCTGCCGCCGGCATCGGCACGATCGGCCTGATCGACAGCGATGTGGTGGATCTCAGCAACCTGCAGCGGCAGGTCATTCACCAAACACCGGACGTCGGCCGACCGAAAGTGGTTTCCGGCAAGGAAAAAATCCAGGCTCTGAATCCCGACGTGAATGTGGTGATGTATGAAGAACGGCTCACCGCGAGTAATGCCCTCAAGATCATGAGCGGCTACGATGTGGTGATCGACGGCGTCGATAATTTCCCGACGAAGTTTCTGATCAACGACGCCTGTTACTTCGCCGGAAAACCGCTCGTGCACGGAGGAATCCTGCGCTTCGACGGTCGTGTCACCACCATCATCCCGAAGAAGTCGGCCTGTTATCGTTGCGTGTTCAAGAAGCCGCCGCCCGAAGGACTCGTCGCGTCTTGCCAGGAAGCGGGCGTCATCGGCGTGTTGGCCGGCATCATCGGCACGATCCAGGCGACCGAAGCCCTGAAGCTGATCCTCGGTATCGGCCGACCGCTGACGGATCGCTTGCTGGACTTCGATGCACGACGCACCCAGTTTAGAGAAATCCGCATCAAGCGGAACCCCGATTGCCCGCTCTGTAGCGAACGGGCCACGATCACGGAGTTGATCGAGGACGGGAATGTCGGGCCGACCTGTGCGCTCCCGGGTCAACGTAACTTGTAGCGAAGGTGTCTCCATGTCGAAAATGAAAGCGCTCGTGTGCCGGGAATGTGGGAAGGAATATCCACCCAAAGCCATTCACGTCTGTGAAATGTGCTTCGGCCCGTTGGAAGTCAAATACAACTACGACGAGATCAGGGCGACGATCTCCCGAAAGAAGATCGAAGACGGCCCGGACAGCATGTGGCGCTACATCGACCTGCTGCCGGTCGAGAGCACCTCGATCATCGGGCCCCATGCCGGACTGACGCCGTTGGTGCGGGCCAAGAATCTCGGTGCGCATCTGGGCATCGACGAGCTCTACATCAAGAACGATACGGTCAATCATCCGACCCTGTCGTTTAAGGATCGCGTCGTCTCGGTCGCCCTCACGCGCGCGCGGGAGTTGGGATTTGAAACCGTCGCCTGCGCCTCAACGGGAAACTTGGCCAACTCCGTCGCGGCCCATGCCGCCGCAGCGGGCATGAAGTGTTATGTCTTCATCCCTGCCGATCTAGAAGCAGCCAAGGTGCTGGGAAATCTGATCTATAAGCCGAACGTGGTCGAGGTCGAAGGCAACTATGACGATGTGAACCGGCTATGCAGCGAAATCGCCGGTGAACATGGCTGGGCCTTCGTGAACATCAATATTCGCCCCTACTACGCCGAGGGGTCCAAGACGTTGGCATTTGAAACGGTCGAACAACTCGGCTGGCGGACGCCCGATCAGGCGGTCATCCCCATGGCCTCTGGCTCCTTGCTGACAAAAATTTGGAAGGGCCTGCACGAAATGCACGCCCTAGGACTGGTGGACGAGGTCCGCACCAAAATCAACGGCGCGCAGGCCGAAGGCTGTTCTCCGATCGCCACCGCCTTCAAGGCCGGCCGTGACTTCTTCAAGCCAGTGAAGCCGAAGACCATCGCGAAATCGTTGGCCATCGGCAATCCGGCGGACGGCTACTATGCCCTCAAGGCCACGGCTGAGAGCAAAGGCGCGATGGACGCGGTGACGGACGAAGAAGTGGTCGATGGGATCAAGCTGCTGGCGCAGACCGAGGGCATCTTTGCCGAAACAGCCGGCGGCGTGACCATCGGGGTGCTCTGCAAACTCGTCAAACAGGGACTGATCAAGAAGAACGATGTGACAGTCGCCTACATCACCGGCAACGGGCTTAAGACACAAGAGGCCGTCGTGGATGCCGTGGGACGCCCGTTCCGCATCCAACCAAGCCTGGTGAACTTCCAAAAAACATTCAAAATGGGAAAGAACAGTGGTGGTGACTCATGATTAAGGTTCGTATTCCGACTCCCCTGCGTCCCCTCACAAAGGGCCAAGGCGAAGTTGAATCCGCGGCAGCCAACATTGTGGACATGATCGGATCGCTCGATGCCGCCTATCCTGGCCTGAAGAACCGTCTCTGCGATGAAAAGGGCGACTTACGACGCTTCGTCAACATCTACGTCAATGAGGAGGACATTCGCTTCCTCAACGGAAAAGAGACGTCGCTGAAAGACGGTGACGAAGTGTCGATCGTTCCCGCGATCGCCGGAGGGTAACCATGACCAGCCTACGATTTCACATTCGTTTTCCTGAGAATAAAATCAAGGAGCCGATCATTTATCAGATCGGCCATGAGTACAAGGTGGTGACGAACGTGCGCCGAGCCGACGTGCGTGAAACCACCGGCTGGATGGATCTCGAATTGACCGGTGAGACGGAGGAGATCGAACGCGCGATCGACGGCATCCGGACCAAAGGTTGTGTCGTTGATCCGATCGAACTCAACGTGGTGGAATAACAGTGGGCGAAGCGCACCTCGCTTTCCGAAATACTGTTCAATGCTCAATGTTCGATTGAACATTCAAAACTGAACACTGAGCATTCCAGAGAGACGAATACATGGAATTTACCGAGCAGCAAATTCAGCGCTACAGCCGACACATTATCCTCAATGAAGTGGGCGGCAAAGGACAGGTGAAACTGTCCAAAGCCAAAGTCCTTCTCATTGGCGCCGGCGGCCTCGGTTCTCCGGCCGCCTTATACTTGGCGGCAGCCGGGATCGGCACGATCGGTCTCGTCGACGGCGATGTTGTGGATTTGTCCAACCTGCAGCGACAGATTCTGCATACCACCGCCACCGTCGGTGTGCCCAAGGTGGAATCGGGACGCAGGATGCTGTCGGCCATCAATCCCGACATCACGATCAAAACGTATCAACTGAACGTCAATACCGAGAATATTCTCGGCCTCGTGGCCGACTATGACATCGTGCTGGACGGATCGGATAATTTCACCACGCGCTTCCTGGTGAACGACGCATGCTTCTTTGCGAAGAAAACGCTGATCTCTGCCAGCATGTTCCGGTTTGAAGGCCAACTCACGAGCATTAAACCCCATGCCGGGTTCCCCTGCTACCGCTGCCTTTATCCCGAACCGCCTCCGGCCGGATTGGTTCCGAACTGCCAGGAAGCCGGTGTGTTGGGAGTACTGGCCGGCACCATGGGCATTCTCCAGGCATCGGAAGCCATCAAGGAAATTCTCGGCATCGGTGAGACGATCGCCGATAAGCTGGTGATCTACGATGCCTTGGAAATGAAATTCCGCAAGGTCTCCCGCCCCAAGGATCCGCGTTGCCCCCTGTGCAGCGCTACCCCGACCATCAAGGATCTTGGCGGAGATTACAGCGTGGCCTGCACCATCTGACATGCCTGATCTCTCGATTCCACAACACATCCTGGATCAGATCGTCGCGCACGCGCGCGAGCTTGCTCCGTTCGAGTGCTGCGGCCTGCTGGCCGGCAAGGATAAAACGGTCACACATCTCTACCGCATCACCAACATCGTGGCGGTGGAGGGGGCCCAAAATCTGTCGACCTTTGACGACGACAAGATCGCCCATCTCGAGCGCCTGTCTCCTGAAGAGCGGGCAGAGATCGCGTTCGTCATGGACATGGGAGACTTTTCCGCAGCCAAAAAAGACATCCGCAAGAACGGACTCGATCTTCAAGTCGTCTACCATTCGCACCCGAAGGACCCGGCCAGGCCGTCTCAGACCGATATCAAAATCGCCACCGACTACGAGGAAATCTGGCAACGCATCAACCTGCCGGTTCCCGCTTATCTCCTCGTCTCGCTGATGCACGCCCCCGCCGCAGACATTCGCACCTATTGGATCACCGGCGGCCACGTGCGCCCCGCCGACATCCACATCAGCTAGCAATCTGCCTCTTCAACAATTCTGTCTTCCTCCCCTACCAATCGATCGGCAACGATGCCATAATCCGGCTTTGTCTTTGTCATCGAAGGGAGCATTCGATGCGATTCATCCTGCTATTCATCGCTTTTCTTCCCTGCCTCACCGGCTTGACGAATCCTGATCTTGGCGCGGCCGCCGAAAAAAGCTACTACAGCCCGATCATCAATGTAGATGTCGACAACGGCCGCATTCTGATCTCGACGCTGGGTGCGGTCTTTTGGGTGGAGGTCCCCGAAGAAGCCAAGGCTCACATCGAGAAACTCCCGCAATCAGGATTGGTGGATATCGTGGTGGAAACGCGCGAGGGGCAACCGCCGATGTTGAAGACCTGGAAGGTGAAGTCCGGCGAGTCGACCTGCCTCTACTTCGACGGCAAAGTCTGTAAGTAGGCCGGTGGGGGCGGAGGGGAGACTTCCAGATCGGCCGGTCCTCTTTTGCCGTAATTCACTTTCGACTTATATAACCACTTTGACCATCTTATGAATCAGAAATCGCTTGCCACCTTCATAAACTGCCAAAAGGATCTTCAGTTACCCCCATGGCGGACAAGTAGCCGACGCTTCCCCATCATCACAGAATACGTTTGACCACATTTTTCGTCATCGGCCGTACTCATCGTGCAAGTTTACCATTCGACAAGATCACATCGGGGCGCCGCGCCAAAAGGAGTTCATATTCAGTATTGAACTCGCAGACAATACCGGCGAGACGCCATGAAAAGACGGTCGTTTGCACCAACGTCCAGAGCGGTGTACCGCTAAGTCCACCGAGCCACTGCCCTTGCGGAGGCTCACCCGTACCGAACATATCCACCATTTCCTCACGCCGGAACTGACACGTCACGTCCCTTTGACTAACGCTCGTGGCTGTCAGGATGCCGACATATGTCCCCCATTCGATCTGCTGCTCCCCCACTACTTTTCGGTGTGCCCGAGGATAGCCTGCGAAGAAGAGCCCTCTATTAAGGTCCGGAGGTCTTGGCGGCCACTTCCCAGATAACGCTTGATGAATGATCTTACCTTCTGGAATTTCGCCTACCTCAAACCTGAAAGTTGCAATATCGAGAGTTCGATCGCAATCGATGAGACGCTTCTCTGGCACGAACGAGCAGTCGCCGATCTTGCACCGCACTCTTGGATCTGCTTTGCGTCGCTCAAGGTAGGCTTCATACACGTGGTTAGCCGTAACTCCAAAGATGCCGTGACCGAGATCGAGAAGAAAGATACATCCATGACCGATCTGCGAGTTGAGAGCAGGGCTGAACCAGAAGAGAGGTGCAGTGTAATTGCTGGCGAGGTTCCCGATTTCACGACCATAAGGTCCCATCAATAAGGCAATGCCGTGCTCTTTAGGTGTCGCCATCCGGCCTCACTCCATCCATCTTGAACTACCCTCACAGTAGGCAGTTTCTTGTGCGGTCCCGACTCGAAATCACTTAGGAAGTCAGATTTCCCACGCGTGACAGCTTTTCCCACCTGCAGCGTTCAGCCAAGAGACATTACTTCCTAATCACCCGCAAAATTGACGTGGGCCATTGCTCACCATATCTAATGTAAAATTCTACGGTTGAGTGCTTTACTGTCTCATAGTTGAATTTGACCTCGACAAAACTAATCGAATTCTCCTTTATTAGCAGCAGATCAGGCGTGCCGTTCTTGTCCTTAACCATATAGGCAAGCTCCCTGAACTGTGCCGGAGTCATCAATGTTTTCAGCTTCTCTATTAGAGATCTATCCTGCTCAGTAATTCTTGAGGCAAAATCTTGCCAATAGAATTCCACTCCAATTGACCGGTAGCCACCATTTACCCTCGACCGATAAACCTCATAACCTTGTTCCTTGTAATACTCTTCAGCAATTTGCTCAGCTTTGGCATTTTGAGGCACTTCTATTTCATGGTATGGAATCCGTGACGATTCATAATGAAACAGTTGATTGACCTTGCTGAACAACCTCAACTTTTCCGATCTCTCCATCAATGAGAACTCTGCTTCATTGACGCCGACAATTTTCTTTTTCCTGCCCATGGAGAAAGTCCTCTCAGTGAACCGTGCTTGATCGGTTTCATACACAAGCCGCATTTCACTGTGTACACCTGAGATGATTTCACCGCTCCCTTCGAAATTAGAGAACAGTTCAGCCAGCTCCATCTCGCCGCGAGACAGCCAGTATATCTGCCAGTTCACCAACTGCACCCAGGCTCTCTCGAGGCTTCCAGAACACCAAGTTTGATTAATCGCAGATACGCATGGCACATGTGGTCGATAGCATGAATGGGTACGGTGAGAATCGATAACGGCGCAGACTGCGGCTGATTCACATGAAATTGGGGAGATCAGAACCTGTAACCACCTCAGTACGCACAGGATCAGCCTTGATCCAACTTTGTTCGTCGCCTGGGGCCGATCTTCTGGCGAAATTTCTTCGAAACGAGCGGGAACTTCTTTGGATGCCTGATGGATTCGACGGCTAGGTCTAGGTCAAGATCCGGCCAATACAGGTGATGAGGGTGTGGCCATTGAACATTGAGAAGTTCGGCTACAGAGGCATTCTTGAACCAGGGGAACTCCTTGAACGAAACAAACAGTTCCTCGTTCGCAAGAAGCAGCCAGAATCCATGTCTGGAGATATTTGTGACCTCAGCTTCCGAAGTGTTCTTGCCAAGCGTTGCTGATTTCATCGTAATGCTCCTCGATGAGATTTTTCACTACCCGAATCTCGCGAGTGGACAGCCCGAAGTTTTGCGCCAACTCAACCCTGGGATCGAGCCAGAATTTCGCCTCACCACGCTCACAATGTACATGAACGTGCATTCGTGTTTCCTCGCGGGAGAAGAAATAGAACCGAAATCCTCCTGTTCTGAAAATTGTCGGACTCAGACACACCTCTCTCGGGGGAACAGCGAACAATCTCTTGAAGCGGGCGCATTGTCTTCCAATTCACCCATACCGTCAAGGCACCACAGGCTACGGTCGGCGAATGGCTTTCAAATGGCTTTCATTTGACATGATGGTCCATGACCTCAAGTGGCGGACGAAGCGCAACCCGTTCCAACTGTGCGAGGAACAGACACACCACATTCCAGTGCAGGATAATTTCAGCGGAGGGTGATTGAAACGTGTCGGCTGGAATTGTTCGTTGTGCCGGCTTTGGCGACTCACGGGTCAGAACATACCCGTAGCACGACTACTCCGAACTCCCCAACATGTCGTCGACCAGCGGTCGGTTGATATCCGTACACCCCATACAAATCGTATCAAACAGCGCTTCATGATCGGAGACGAAGTTGCGCTGATCTACAAGGTTTTCAGCGAAGACCTGCTCGTAGCAGATATCACATAACATCATCAGCCCACGCGACACCGACACAGTTTTCCGGCCTGTACTTCCCGCCATGACACTCCCCTTCATCTATCGGCTCTCAGTGCTCGCCGTGGCGCTACACTGACCCTTTTTGCCTCGCCACCCAAAAATCCTCCGGTTCCAAATCCACCCCACACACCGCACATTCATAAACCGATTGCCCTTGCGGCAAGATAATCTCCGTCCGATCAATTCGCCCTCGGCACACGTGATAAAACCGCCCTCTGGCATCTTCAGTGTCGAGCGGATCATTTTCGTAAATCAGTACCATATGGTCCTCTTACTCCTTCATGTCTGAGCATGAACCGTCGTTCGTCTTGGTCGTCGCAGGCTGTTCAGAAAGTCCGTCCGGCAAGGCCGCAGGACGCGCGGCGACTGAGGCGTACCCTCCGGGTACGTCGCAGGGAGACGTGCGACCGAGAACGCCGACGGCAGACTTTATCAACAGCCGGCTAAATTTTAAACTGCGCCTCATACAGACCGGCATAGACGCCGCCGCGTTTCATGAGCGCCTCGTGGTCTCCCTCTTCCACGATCGTCCCTCGTTCCACGACGATGATGCGATCCACGTCGTGCAGCGTCGCCAAACGATGCGCAATGATAAACGTCGTGCGCCCTGCGGTGAGATCGTTCAAGGCCTCCCGGATTTTGACCTCCGTCTCCGTGTCGATGTTCGACGTGGCTTCATCAAAGATCACGATCGGCGGATCTTTCAGCAGCACACGGGCAATCGATACCCGCTGCTTCTGCCCCACCGACAATTTCACCCCCCGCTCGCCGATCCAGGTATCATAACCGTCCGGCAAACGTGAGATAAAGTCATGGGCTCGAGCGGCCCGAGCCGCCGCTTCGATACGCTCCTGTCCGGCCGACAGATCACTGTAGACGATATTTTGCCGCACCGTCCCGTTGAAGAGAAAGGGTTCCTGCTGAACCAGGCCGATCTGCCCTCGCAAAAACGCCACCGGCAGATCCCGCACATCATAGCCGTCGACCAACACCGCACCGCTGCGGACGTCGTAAAATCGCATCAGGAGTTTCAGCAGGGAAGTCTTTCCCGCCCCACTCGGGCCGACCAAGGCGATCCGTTCGCCCGGCCGTACTGTCAGATTGACATTGGACAGGACCAGCCCGTCCTGCCGATAGCCGAACTGTACCTGACGGTATTCCACTGCTCCTTGTAACCGTTCAACAGGCCGCACGACACCCGGGCGGTCTTCGACTTCCGACTTGGTGTCCAGGATTTCAAAGACCCTCTCACTGGCAGCCAGCGCATGTTGCAACATGTGGTTCAAGGAATGAATTTCATTGATCGGCGTGTAGAAGAGCCCGAGATACGAGAGAAACATGACGAGTTGGCCGACCGTGAGATTCCCCGCCAGCACCTCCTCGGCACCGTACCACAGGATCAAGACCGTGCCGGTGCTGCCCACGAACACCATACCCGGCCAGTACCAGGACCAGAGCAGCATGGCCCGCAAACTATTCTGGCTATAGGCCTGACTCAAGCCCTCAAATCGTTGCCGTTCGTACGCATGCTGATTGAAGCCGATGGTTTCCTTGATGCCGGAGAGGGCATCCTGCAGATAAGCATTGAGATCGGCCACGCTCTTGCGGATTTCCGCGTAATACTTGTGCACCCGCTTCGTAAACCAGGCGGCACAGACGATCAGAATCGGAATCGGCAGGAGAGACAGCAGCGCCAGTTTCCAGTTCAAGAAAAACATCATGATGGTGATCCCGACCAGGGTCAGCGAGGCAGTGAGCAAGCCTTCGAGCCCGTCAACGAAAATTCGCTCGACATGTTCGGTGTCACTCGTCACCCGGGTCATGATCTCGCCGGTCGACCGATTCTCGAAATAACTCAGCGACAGACGCTGCAATGCCCTGAACACCTGCAGCCGCAGCGTGTGCACCGCCTTCTGCTCCAGCAGGTTGTTGAACCGGACCCGCATGGAACTCATCACATTTCGCAACACGTACGAGCCCATCAATGCGCTCAAGACCCAGAGCAGCATGTCGGGCCGTTTGGCCTGAATGACGTCGTCGATCACGATTTTGACGAGATACGGCGGCACCAATTCCAGCGCCGTGGCGAGACCTGCACAGACGAAGGTCACCACCGCCAGCATCCGAAAGGGTTTCAGGTAGGAGAGAACGCGTAGGAGCGAGTTCACAACGACTCGGCGATCCGGGTCGGCTCAGATGGCACTAGCCGGTTCCTTTTGCCAGTATTTCTGAAACTCTTCCATTTGGGTCAGCGTGGAGAAATCGGTCATACGATCGATGAACAACTTGCCGATGAGATGGTCGAGCTCATGTTGAATGCAGACGGCAAACAGGCCGCTGGCTTCGAAATCCAATGGTTTGGCGTTCCGGTCGAGCCCGGTCACCCGCACGGTCGAGGGCCGTGTCACTTTGCCTCTCAACCCGTCAACGCTCAGGCACCCTTCCCACCCTTCCACCTGCTCGGGTCCGTAAAACTGGATCGTGGGATTGATGAGGACGGTTTTGGGAAACCCGCCTTCACCGGGACAATCCATGACGACCAGTTGCTGCGACCGTCCCACTTGGGGAGCGGCAAGCCCGATGCCCGGTTCGTCGTACATGGTTTCAAACATATCGTCGATGAGTTGCTGAAACGCGGCTTTTTTTATGTCGGCCGGACTGACAGGCAACGCCTTCTGCCGGAGAATCGGATTACCGAGTTTACTGATCGCCAGAATCGCCATGCTCTATCCTCTATCTCGATCTCTATCTCTGTCGTATGACGCGACGGGAGGCCGCGTCACCGTTTATTGACTCTCTTCCTACCACGGGATTTTCGTGCTGCGCAACCGCCACCGCTCTCGGCGGCACTACCCTGCCTGCTTCCGACTCTTCGGCTCAGGGAGCTCGAACGTGTCTTTCGACTGATTCCACCATTCCACCCATTCCTGGGCCCATGTCTGGCGATCCTGTTTGTTCGAGGCGTCCCAATCGTGGAACTCCGCTTCGTGCCTGGTCAAGGTCC
It encodes:
- the def gene encoding peptide deformylase, giving the protein MAILAISKLGNPILRQKALPVSPADIKKAAFQQLIDDMFETMYDEPGIGLAAPQVGRSQQLVVMDCPGEGGFPKTVLINPTIQFYGPEQVEGWEGCLSVDGLRGKVTRPSTVRVTGLDRNAKPLDFEASGLFAVCIQHELDHLIGKLFIDRMTDFSTLTQMEEFQKYWQKEPASAI